Proteins found in one Crassostrea angulata isolate pt1a10 chromosome 3, ASM2561291v2, whole genome shotgun sequence genomic segment:
- the LOC128178327 gene encoding spidroin-1-like, which translates to MLKTLSLACIIVCVAADSYYPKSGDYYPKSNHFGGCGPYGCTYGVNSVGPYGTYGGIISSGSLGGVNSGFVGTGGLNTGLLGIGGGSAAASAAAAGNAAAAAAAAAAGQNAAAASAAAAGNSAAASAAAASGSGGLIAPFNYYQPGFNYFPGQIYNNIYNSQYYPYHYNQYYQSFPYYSSPYFGVGGGSAAASAAAAAGNAAAASSAAASGFNNFNRGFGGLNNIVGGGLRRIGRRNKVY; encoded by the exons ATGTTGAAAACGCTCTCCCTCGCCTGCATCATTGTCTGCGTTGCAGCTGATAGCTATTACCCTAAATCTGGTGATTATTACCCTAAAAGTAACCACTTTGGAGGTTGCGGGCCATATGGATGTACTTATGGCGTCAACTCAGTAGGCCCCTACGGCACCTATGGAGGAATCATCAGCTCCGGTAGCTTGGGAGGAGTCAACTCTGGATTTGTTGGAACTGGAGGACTCAACACTGGATTGCTTGGAATCGGAGGTGGATCTGCTGCCGCTTCTGCTGCCGCCGCCGGAAACGCCGCTGCCGCCGCCGCCGCTGCTGCCGCTGGACAAAATGCCGCCGCCGCCTCAGCTGCCGCTGCTGGTAACTCTGCTGCCGCCTCTGCTGCTGCCGCTTCTGGATCTGGAGGATTAATTGCTCCATTCAACTACTACCAGCCTGGATTTAACTACTTCCCAGGACAAATCTACAACAACATCTACAACTCCCAATACTATCCCTACCACTACAACCAATACTACCAGTCCTTCCCCTACTACAGCAGTCCATATTTCGGTGTTGGAGGAGGATCTGCCGCCGCTTCAGCTGCCGCTGCTGCTGGTAATGCAGCCGCCGCTTCCTCTGCTGCCGCTAGTGGATTCAACAATTTTAATAGAGGTTTCGGAggattgaacaacattgttggTGGTGGATTAAGAAGAATTGGAAGACGTAATAAG gtGTACTAA
- the LOC128178320 gene encoding circumsporozoite protein-like codes for MLRLLSLACIIVYVAADSYYPKSGDYYPKSNHFGGCGPYGCTYGVNSVGPYGTYGGIISSGSLGGVNSGFVGTGGLNNGLLGIGGGSAAASAAAAGNAAAAAAAAAAGQNAAAASAAAAGNSAAASAAAASGSGGLIAPFNYYQPGYNYFPGQIYNNIYSSQYYPDHYNQYYQSFPYYSSPYFGVGGGSAAASAAAAAGNAAAASSSAASGFNNFNRGFGGLNNIVGGGLRRIGRRNKVY; via the exons atGTTGAGACTCCTCTCCCTCGCCTGCATCATTGTCTACGTTGCAGCTGATAGCTATTACCCTAAGTCTGGTGATTATTACCCTAAAAGTAACCACTTTGGAGGTTGCGGGCCATATGGGTGTACCTATGGCGTCAACTCAGTAGGCCCCTACGGCACCTATGGAGGAATCATCAGCTCCGGTAGCTTAGGAGGAGTCAACTCTGGATTTGTTGGAACTGGAGGACTCAACAATGGATTGCTTGGAATCGGAGGAGGATCTGCTGCCGCTTCTGCTGCCGCCGCCGGAAATGCCGCTGCTGCCGCCGCCGCTGCTGCCGCTGGACAAAATGCCGCCGCCGCCTCAGCTGCCGCTGCCGGTAACTCTGCTGCCGCCTCTGCTGCTGCCGCTTCTGGATCTGGAGGATTAATTGCTCCATTCAACTACTACCAGCCTGGATACAACTACTTCCCAGGACAAATCTACAACAACATCTACAGCTCCCAGTACTATCCCGACCACTACAACCAATATTACCAGTCTTTCCCCTACTACAGCAGTCCATATTTCGGTGTTGGAGGAGGATCTGCCGCCGCTTCAGCTGCTGCCGCTGCTGGTAATGCAGCCGCTGCTTCCTCTTCTGCCGCTAGTGGATTCAACAATTTCAATAGAGGTTTCGGAggattgaacaacattgttggTGGTGGACTGAGAAGAATTGGAAGACGTAATAAG GTTTATTAA